In Topomyia yanbarensis strain Yona2022 chromosome 2, ASM3024719v1, whole genome shotgun sequence, one DNA window encodes the following:
- the LOC131680235 gene encoding uncharacterized protein LOC131680235 has translation MQPEPFPHDWGGGPPLSHTLPQYVNSGDVIDRQTLLMRAVSGTNGVEQRLPSNPFVIFKSVQAVLQSNPNKVLTAVKEVRGTRYVLRTTSRKAYQALLGMKALANGQPIEVIPHPTLNLVQGVVYDPDTVNMNTDELLEELKEQNVTAIRRITKLLDGKVTNTPLSVLSFAGSFLPEFIYMGLVRTKIRPYYPAPMLCYNCGRFGHGSRSCPNQQVCLNCGDEHQTSKEQPCKNVSKCINCEGEHSTRDRKCPTYLEEEV, from the coding sequence ATGCAACCGGAACCTTTTCCCCATGACTGGGGCGGAGGACCACCACTTAGTCACACTTTACCGCAGTATGTAAATTCCGGGGATGTCATTGATCGACAAACTCTGCTCATGCGTGCTGTTAGCGGGACGAACGGGGTTGAACAGAGACTACCGTCGAACCCCTTTGTGATATTTAAATCGGTACAAGCGGTCCTACAATCTAATCCAAATAAGGTACTAACAGCAGTAAAAGAAGTTCGAGGAACAAGGTATGTGCTACGCACAACATCTAGAAAAGCATATCAAGCGTTGCTTGGCATGAAAGCTTTAGCCAATGGACAACCCATCGAAGTCATTCCACACCCTACACTTAACCTAGTTCAGGGGGTGGTATACGATCCTGACACGGTGAATATGAATACTGACGAACTACTCGAAGAACTGAAGGAGCAGAACGTAACAGCGATCAGACGTATTACGAAACTATTGGACGGAAAGGTAACGAATACTCCACTTTCAGTATTGTCGTTTGCGGGTTCTTTTCTCCCCGAATTTATTTACATGGGCCTAGTTCGGACTAAGATCCGCCCGTACTACCCTGCACCCATGTTGTGCTACAACTGTGGCAGATTTGGTCATGGTAGCCGCTCGTGTCCCAATCAACAAGTCTGCCTCAACTGTGGAGATGAACATCAGACGAGTAAAGAGCAACCATGCAAAAATGTGAGCAAATGCATTAATTGCGAGGGAGAGCATTCCACGCGAGATCGTAAATGCCCAACCTACCTTGAAGAAGAAGTGTGA